Within Candidatus Methylomirabilota bacterium, the genomic segment TCCTGGTCGGGCGCTTCGGCTTGTAGCCCGCCGGGTACTCGCCTCTGAGCACCTTCGCCTCCAGAAGCTCCTTCGACGAGCCCTTGATCGGGGGCCCGACCGGGCCCGGCTGCGAGGGATCGGTGGCGTGGCACGCGATGCACTGGGAGAGATAGACCCGCCGCCCCCGTTCGGCGCTCGGCGAGAG encodes:
- a CDS encoding cytochrome c → MTRLRVAAGLAMALAGIAGCEQKLSPSAERGRRVYLSQCIACHATDPSQPGPVGPPIKGSSKELLEAKVLRGEYPAGYKPKRPTRIMPPQLHMAADIPALADYLR